The following is a genomic window from Stappia sp. 28M-7.
CGCGGAAGATGGGGATCGCCACATGGACCTTCGACAGCGGCGCCACATAGGCGCCGCTCCAAAAGGGAACGCGCTGGAATGGCCTGTCGGTCCCCAAATGACGTGACAGTATTGGTGCACTTTGCATATCATTTATCCGAGCATGGGACGACTGGCATGGCACGGCGGTTAAGCAGGAAGGCATTTCGGACGACGGTCATCCTGACCGAATCGCAGCACAAGCGAATTCTGGAAATCGCTGAGGCAAACGACGCGTCGATCGCATGGGTGCTGCGCCAGGCTCTCGACCGTTATTTGGAGACCGAGGGCAAGCCAGCTCGAGGTTCGGACGCGAAGACCTGCCCATCTTCCGGCAGCGATGTGTAAGGAGAGGCAGGTATGACCGAGCAATCTAAATACCAGCTTCTCTCCCCTGTGTCCGCCGGGGAAAGCGAAGACTTGCTGGCTGGGAAGCCTTCGGAAGACGCGCTGCGACGTATTCAGGCGCTCCTCGCTGACTGGCTTCGGATGGAGAACGTCATTGTCTTGACGGCCGCCGGGTGCTCGGTCGGCGCCGGTGGTCGATTGATGGCTGGCCCCAGGACAAACAATCTCGAATGCCTTGTTCTCGATGCGGTCGAGAAATGCGAGCTTCCTCCGAAGGCGGCCTCCATCATGCGCCATAGGAAGGCAACTTGGCCGACAGAAGAGAATGGTGGGCCCCTTGGGTTTGAAGACTGGCTCAGCTACCTGTTCAATGCGTCGGGCCTGACGAACCCGGACAGCTCGCCGGTCGACGCGGTGGTCTGGAAAGGTGACGTGCCAGAGGGCGAGGAGCCTCCTCTGATGCTCGCCGACGGTGATTTAGCCGAACTGCGTAAACTGGTTGAGAAGGCCATCTTCGCTGAATGTGCCCTCCAGATTGATCGTGGTGAACTCTCGGGTACGAGCGACGGTCAGTCATCGGGCCATATTCCCTTTCTCGCGAAGCTGATTGCCCGCGACACGAACCTCGGGCGGACCCATCTCTTCACACTCAACTACGACACGCTGTTTGAGCAGGCGATGGAAGAACTGGGCGTCCAGTATTTTGACGGATTTTCTGGCAGAGCCAGCTCTCGCTTTGATCCAGCCGTGTATGGGCTTGATATCTATTACCCTGGCGACGTCTCCGAGGGGCGGGTGCGCCGCTTCGACAAATTCCTGCAATACTACAAGCTTCACGGTTCCCTGCATTGGTATGTCGGCGATGACGGGATGTATCGCGCCCGTCACCGCGACCTTTCGTTTGCCAGCGACTACAGGAAGCTCCCTGCTGAAGAGAAGGCGGCGAAGCTACAGTCCGAAGGATTCTCCACGATTAACTCCTTCGGCATCCTGCCAACCTCGCAGAAGTTCACTCAGACGTTGGACATGCCCTATGCGCATCTGTTCCGGCTCTTTCATGCGCGCCTGAACCAACCGCAGACGTTCTTCCTCGTTGTCGGATACGGTTTTGGTGACGACCACGTGACACGGATCATCGAGACGGCCTTGATGAATCCGTCTCTAGTCATGCTGGTTGTGGAGCCCAATCCACAAAGCGCGATCGTGGAAAGAGTCCGCCGCTATCAGAGCCTGGGTCAGAGGGCGTTTGTCCTGACTGAGCGACTCGGTGCGGGCGAAAAATGCTCATACAAGATCGCCACGTTCGCTGATTTCGCGCAGAACATCATGCCGGATGTAAAGTGGCTCGATGACTATAGGCGCCTTCGGTCTTTTGAAGAGCAGATTAGGAAGACAGAAGACAGGAAGCCGGATGCCCCGGAGAGCGCCACCTGATGGAACAGCCGCGCATCATAGGGCATGTGGTCGCTGTCAGCGGCTTCAGGCTGAAAGTGGAACTTTCCCCTGACGCGAAGTCATCGTCTCGGGCCACGCCGGATGGGGTGCAGCGCGCAGTTGCCATTAACTCCTTCCTGACCTTTGACCTGGGAGCCGGCACACATGCAATCGGGCTGCTCAGCGATCTTGAAGCTCGGGAGAGCTACGACCCGACCCGTGACGAAGAGCTTTCTCTGGAACTGACGAAGCCACGGCGGATCGCGTCAGTGCAATTGCTTGGAACGGTGAAGCAGACCGGCAAATCCGGATGGAAATTTGATCCAGGCATAACGGTCCTGCCGACCCTTGATACGCCGGCTGAGGTAGCAAATCCCGACGTTCTGTCAGGTATCTTCGCCCATCCGCCCGAGCGGAACAAACCACGCGATTGGTCAGAGGGGGATTACGACTTCCCACTGGAAATCGGCCATCAAACGGGTGACGAAAATACGCGGGTGAAAGGGTCCTTCAATGACCTCTTCGCCCGGCCGCTCGCAGTTGTAGGCAACACCGGGTCTGGAAAATCATACACGGTCGCGAGCCTAATCCGAGGCATCATAGAGCATGAGAAGTTCGCCGTCGCCTCCAAGGCAGAACCTCATGTCTTCATCCTGGATATCAACGGCGAGTATGCAAGCGCCTTTCTTGATAAGTCACAGGCGTCCTATGCGCGGGATCCAAATAAGATTTACCTGAGTGGGCAGGAATTCTGCCTGCCTGCGTGGCTCATGAATGGGGAGGAGGTTTGCGACTGGCTTCAGGCGTCCGAAGCAACACAGGAGCCCGTTCTCAAGGACTGGTGGTCGATCGCTAAAGCCAATCGAGGCGGCGCGGCTTCCTACGATCCCTTGCAAGTCGCCATAGGAAAGATTGATTCTGCATTGGCTTGGCTTGATGACCCGCGACAGCCGGCCAACGGCACCTTCGACGTGTATATCAGTCACGCCCAGCAATATGTGCCTGATATAGACTGGAATACCTTCAATGGGATTCCGAACTGGACGCCCGATGCGACAAATCAGTGGCGAAAGGTCGCGAACGAAAAGGCGGTTAGGGATCGGCTCAGTGAAATCCGATCAACGTTGCTGGAGAAGATTTCGGCGCGGCAGAATGAGGGCGTGAACTTTGCCAAGACCGCCGACGCGCCGCGGTTCATCGCTGTGCGCGAGTTTCGCGATCCCAATTTGGTCGATAGATCCACCGACCAGGAAGGCAGCAAACGGATTGATCAGTATCTCCTTACGTTGAAACTGCGGCTTCGGACACGCCTCGATGACAGACGCTGGCAGTCGTTTTTCAGCTATGAGGAACAGGGTATCCAGAGCTACGAGGACTGGATGCAAAAGCTCGGGGTCGGACAAAAGTCCGGTTCAAGGGTTTCCGTCCTCGACTTCTCCATGCTGTCTTCGGAGGTTCTGCCCTTCGCATGCGCGCTCCTTGGAAGGCTTCTCCTTGAAACACGGGAAATGCTGCGTCCCGACGTACGCAGTCGATACCCCTGGGTGCTGGTTTTGGAGGAAGCCCACAACTACGCAAGACCGCCAGGTCGCGTGGAGGACCGAGGACAAAGCCTGTCTAGGAGGGCGTTCGAGCGCGTCGCCAAGGAGGGGCGTAAATTTGGGCTGTCACTCATTGTTGCCAGCCAGCGCCCCAGCGAGATAAGCCCGACCATCATTAGCCAGTGCGCCAATTTCTTCTCGCACCGGCTTCAGAACCCAGATGATATTGATCATTTCCGGCGCATCATCCCCAAGCAGGCCCAGCGGCTACTTGATCAGGTAACTGTGCTTGCAGCGGGGGAAGCTATTGTGTTTGGCAGTTCCGTGCACGTTCCTGTACGGGTTCAAATCAAGCTGCCGACCCAAGAGCCATGGAGCGCGACCGCCGCACCCTTTGTAGACTGGAGCGGGGAAGAGGCGTTTCCGCTTGCGGATGTCATCGAGAACTGGGGTCTGACCAAAGAAGTTCCCGAAGCCGTAACGGCATCACCCGCTGAA
Proteins encoded in this region:
- a CDS encoding CopG family transcriptional regulator, with the translated sequence MARRLSRKAFRTTVILTESQHKRILEIAEANDASIAWVLRQALDRYLETEGKPARGSDAKTCPSSGSDV
- a CDS encoding SIR2 family protein, which codes for MTEQSKYQLLSPVSAGESEDLLAGKPSEDALRRIQALLADWLRMENVIVLTAAGCSVGAGGRLMAGPRTNNLECLVLDAVEKCELPPKAASIMRHRKATWPTEENGGPLGFEDWLSYLFNASGLTNPDSSPVDAVVWKGDVPEGEEPPLMLADGDLAELRKLVEKAIFAECALQIDRGELSGTSDGQSSGHIPFLAKLIARDTNLGRTHLFTLNYDTLFEQAMEELGVQYFDGFSGRASSRFDPAVYGLDIYYPGDVSEGRVRRFDKFLQYYKLHGSLHWYVGDDGMYRARHRDLSFASDYRKLPAEEKAAKLQSEGFSTINSFGILPTSQKFTQTLDMPYAHLFRLFHARLNQPQTFFLVVGYGFGDDHVTRIIETALMNPSLVMLVVEPNPQSAIVERVRRYQSLGQRAFVLTERLGAGEKCSYKIATFADFAQNIMPDVKWLDDYRRLRSFEEQIRKTEDRKPDAPESAT
- a CDS encoding ATP-binding protein, with translation MEQPRIIGHVVAVSGFRLKVELSPDAKSSSRATPDGVQRAVAINSFLTFDLGAGTHAIGLLSDLEARESYDPTRDEELSLELTKPRRIASVQLLGTVKQTGKSGWKFDPGITVLPTLDTPAEVANPDVLSGIFAHPPERNKPRDWSEGDYDFPLEIGHQTGDENTRVKGSFNDLFARPLAVVGNTGSGKSYTVASLIRGIIEHEKFAVASKAEPHVFILDINGEYASAFLDKSQASYARDPNKIYLSGQEFCLPAWLMNGEEVCDWLQASEATQEPVLKDWWSIAKANRGGAASYDPLQVAIGKIDSALAWLDDPRQPANGTFDVYISHAQQYVPDIDWNTFNGIPNWTPDATNQWRKVANEKAVRDRLSEIRSTLLEKISARQNEGVNFAKTADAPRFIAVREFRDPNLVDRSTDQEGSKRIDQYLLTLKLRLRTRLDDRRWQSFFSYEEQGIQSYEDWMQKLGVGQKSGSRVSVLDFSMLSSEVLPFACALLGRLLLETREMLRPDVRSRYPWVLVLEEAHNYARPPGRVEDRGQSLSRRAFERVAKEGRKFGLSLIVASQRPSEISPTIISQCANFFSHRLQNPDDIDHFRRIIPKQAQRLLDQVTVLAAGEAIVFGSSVHVPVRVQIKLPTQEPWSATAAPFVDWSGEEAFPLADVIENWGLTKEVPEAVTASPAEHAEAASSADDLDDEIPF